The DNA sequence TGGAATACATTCCTGGTCCGGATTTCCCGACGGCCGGACAAATCATCGGCCGCAGCGGCATCCGCAAGGCGTACGAAACGGGACGGGGATCCATTACGTTGCGCGCCAAGGCTGAAATTGAGCAGCATGCCAATGGCAAGGAAACGATTATTGTAAGCGAACTCCCCTATCAAGTGAACAAAGCAAAGCTGATTGAACGGATCGCCGAATTGGTGCGCGAGAGAAAAATCGACGGCATCACCGATTTGCGCGATGAATCGGACCGGAGCGGAATGCGCATCGTTATTGAAGTGCGGCGCGATGCGAATGCGAAGGTCGTGTTAAACAACTTATACAAACATACCGCCTTGCAGACGAGTTTTGGAATCAACATGCTCGCCTTGGTGGATGGCGAGCCGAAAGTGTTGAACTTAAAAGAATGTTTGGAGCACTATTTGAACCACCAGAAAACGGTCATCCGCCGGCGAACTGCCTTTGAGCTGAAAAAGGCTGAAGCGCGCGCCCATATTCTTGAAGGCTTGCGCATTGCCCTTGACCATTTGGATGAAGTGATCGATCTCATCCGTCGTTCGCGAACGACAGAAATAGCGCGCGAAGGGTTGATGGAGCGGTTTTCGCTCAGCGAACGGCAGGCGCAGGCGATCCTAGATATGCGCCTGCAACGGCTGACCGGCCTCGAGCGGGAAAAAATTGAACAGGAGTATCAAGAGCTTCTCCGCCTCATCGCTGAGTTGAAAGCAGTGTTGGCTGACGAAGAGAAAGTATTGCAGATCATTCGCGATGAGCTGGCCGAAATCAAAGAGCGGTTTAACGACGAGCGGCGCACAGAGATCATTGCGGGGGCTGTCGAACAGTTTGACGACGAAGACTTAATCCCGCACGAACATGTCGTCATTACGCTCACTCATAAAGGATATATTAAGCGCCTGCCGTTATCGACGTATCGAAGCCAGAAACGCGGCGGCCGGGGCGTGCAAGGCATGCATACAGCCGAGGATGATTTTGTCGAACATTTGCTCGTCACTTCTACTCATGACAACGTGCTGTTTTTTACAAATAAAGGTAAAGTATACCAGGCGAAAGGCTATGAAATTCCGGAATTCGGACGCACCGCCAAAGGGTTGCCGATCATCAACTTGCTTGAGCTCGACAAGGATGAATGGATCAACGCCATGATTCCCATTGAAAATGAGTTTGATAATGAGCTTTATCTCGTGTTTGCGACAAAGCAAGGGATCGCCAAGCGCTCTCCGCTCTCAGCTTTCGCCCACATCCGCAACAATGGGCTCATCGCCATTCACTTGCGCGAGGGGGATGAGCTGATTTCCGTCAAGTTGACGGACGGTAAAAAACATTTGATTATCGGCACGAAAAGAGGAATGCTCATCCGTTTTCCAGAAACGGATGTGCGGACAATGGGCCGCAGTGCGACGGGAGTCAAGGCCATCTCACTCGATGACGGCGATGAAGTCGTTGGCATGGAAATCTTGGAAGACCATCATGATGTTCTTGTTGTGACGAAAAAAGGGTTCGGCAAACGTACCCCAGCTTCGGAGTATCGCGTGCAAAGCCGGGGCGGAAAAGGGTTGAAAACATGCAATGTCACGGAACGGAACGGTCCTGTTGTTGCAGTGACAACAGTCGTCGGCAATGAAGATTTAATGGTCATTACGACAGGCGGCGTGCTGATCCGCATTGCTGTCAGCGATATTTCCAGGACAGGGAGAATTGCCCAAGGCGTCAAGCTCATTCGCCTCTCGGACGAAGACGAACATGAGTGTGTAGCGACAGTTGCCAAAGTGCCAGAGGAAGAAAAAGAAGAGAGAGAGAGGAAGAAGGGCATCCCGCTTAATTGAATGGCGTTCCGCCTGCAGGTGCGGGGCGTCCTTTCGTTTGAAAATGCGTGCGTCTGTTTTTACGGCGAATCGGAAAGCGAAACGCGCTTATTGGGCTTTCCGATTGCGAAAGTGCTGTTATTGCAGCCTATAATAGATGCAACGAAATCGTTTAACATATCCTTGAAGGAAAAGTGGCTCATCCATTTTTGACTGTCGAAGGCAAGCCGTAGGCTTGCCTCCGTCACGCTAAGGCGTGACGGACAGTTGGATGAAATGACCGGTCAAAACGAAAAATGTTAAAGCTTTAAATTGCATCTATATAAATCGTGCTACGATAAAAACAAAAAGACGGGGGGCTACATGGATGGTTCGCGTGAAGCGCTCCCAGCTTCGCGAAGGCTGTGTGCTTGCTGAAGATGTAATCGGCAAAACGAAACGGCCGATTATGACAAAAAACACTATTATTACAACACCGTTGTTGCAAGTGCTTGAAAAATTTCTTGTAGAGGAAGTGGAGATTGAGCCGTTTCTCGCAAACGGCGAACCATTTTCGCCGGGGGATTCGGCCGCGGCGGAGGATCAACGGCCGCTCTCTTTATATTTAGAGACCGTCCGCCAATACAAGACATGGTTTCAATCTTGGCGGTCCGGCTTGCCGGTCGACATCAATGAAATAAGGGAAGCTGTCATTCCCCTTTTTGAACACATGACAGGCTGCAAGCGGGAATTGCTTGCGTTGCACCATTATGCGACAAAAGAGGAATATTTATATCATCACGCCGTCAGTGTAGGATTGCTCGCCGGCTTTTTAGCCATGGAGCTCGGGTATAGCCGCGGGGAATGCCACCAAGTCGTTTTAGCCGGCGTCTTGTCCGACTGCGGCATGGCAAAAATGAGCAAACAAATTTTAACGAAGCCGTCGGCGCTCACTGAAGTGGAGTTCCACGAAGTGAAGCAACATCCGATTCTCGGCTACCGCATGGTGCAGAAGATCACAGCGTTAAGCCATGGAGCGAAGCTAGCCGTTTTGCAACATCATGAGCGAAACGACGGCAGCGGCTATCCGCTCAAGTTAAAAGCGAAAAAAATTCACCCCTACAGCCAACTCGTCGCAACAGCGGATGTGTACCACGCCATGACGTCAGAGCGCTTGTATCGGCGCAAACAACCGCCGCTTCGGGCCATTGAAACGATGTTGCGGCAGCAAGCCGGCAGATTGAGCGCAGACGCCGTCGCTGTACTGTTGAACCGTCTCGTCGGCCTGCAAACAGGAGCCGTCGTCAAACTATCCAACGGTGAGACAGCCGAAGTCATGTCGATTCAGCCAGACGAGCCAACCCGGCCGGTTGTCAAAGCAGCGAGGACGGGACGATTGCTTCTGTTAAGCACTCAACATGATATATATATTGAGGAGGTTTTGCGTGCACCAATGGATGAATAGTCGACCGAAAAGGCCGGTGAAAAACAATCATTTTCTCTTGCTGCTGTTGTTCATTGCCGAAAGAGGAAGCGGATTTCAGCAGGTTTCTCAGCTTGAGAATAACGCATTTCGCATTGTTTTTTGAATTAAATTGCCAACCGTCCAAAAAATACCGTTGCATAAACAACATCAACATGATACAATAAACTTTGCTTGCGCCGGCAACAACGAAATAAAAAAACTATTGACTTTTCATCGCCCATCAGTTATTATGTAATAGCTGTCATCATTAAAGTAAAGATCAAGCTCCTTGAAAACTAAACAAAACGCAAGCGTCATGAAAAAAACTTCGGCTGCATTGGCCGAAGCAAAAGTCAATCAACTTTCTTTGGAGAGTTTGATCCTGGCTCAGGACGAACGCTGGCGGCGTGCCTAATACATGCAAGTCGAGCGGACCGGATTGGGGCTTGCCTTGATTCGGTCAGCGGCGGACGGGTGAGTAACACGTGGGCAACCTGCCCGCAAGACCGGGATAACTCCGGGAAACCGGAGCTAATACCGGATAACACCGAAGACCGCATGGTCTTCGGTTGAAAGGCGGCCTTTGGGCTGTCACTTGCGGATGGGCCCGCGGCGCATTAGCTAGTTGGTGAGGTAACGGCTCACCAAGGCGACGATGCGTAGCCGGCCTGAGAGGGTGACCGGCCACACTGGGACTGAGACACGGCCCAGACTCCTACGGGAGGCAGCAGTAGGGAATCTTCCGCAATGGGCGAAAGCCTGACGGAGCGACGCCGCGTGAGCGAAGAAGGCCTTCGGGTCGTAAAGCTCTGTTGTGAGGGACGAAGGAGCGCCGTTCGAAGAGGGCGGCGCGGTGACGGTACCTCACGAGAAAGCCCCGGCTAACTACGTGCCAGCAGCCGC is a window from the Geobacillus stearothermophilus ATCC 12980 genome containing:
- the gyrA gene encoding DNA gyrase subunit A; translated protein: MAEHEQSRIREVNISQEMRSSFLDYAMSVIVSRALPDVRDGLKPVHRRILYAMHDLGMTADKPYKKSARIVGEVIGKYHPHGDAAVYDTMVRMAQDFNYRYMLVDGHGNFGSIDGDAAAAMRYTEARMSKIAMELLRDINKDTIDYQDNYDGSEKEPVVLPSRFPNLLVNGSSGIAVGMATNIPPHQLGEVIDALLALSRNPEMTVADLMEYIPGPDFPTAGQIIGRSGIRKAYETGRGSITLRAKAEIEQHANGKETIIVSELPYQVNKAKLIERIAELVRERKIDGITDLRDESDRSGMRIVIEVRRDANAKVVLNNLYKHTALQTSFGINMLALVDGEPKVLNLKECLEHYLNHQKTVIRRRTAFELKKAEARAHILEGLRIALDHLDEVIDLIRRSRTTEIAREGLMERFSLSERQAQAILDMRLQRLTGLEREKIEQEYQELLRLIAELKAVLADEEKVLQIIRDELAEIKERFNDERRTEIIAGAVEQFDDEDLIPHEHVVITLTHKGYIKRLPLSTYRSQKRGGRGVQGMHTAEDDFVEHLLVTSTHDNVLFFTNKGKVYQAKGYEIPEFGRTAKGLPIINLLELDKDEWINAMIPIENEFDNELYLVFATKQGIAKRSPLSAFAHIRNNGLIAIHLREGDELISVKLTDGKKHLIIGTKRGMLIRFPETDVRTMGRSATGVKAISLDDGDEVVGMEILEDHHDVLVVTKKGFGKRTPASEYRVQSRGGKGLKTCNVTERNGPVVAVTTVVGNEDLMVITTGGVLIRIAVSDISRTGRIAQGVKLIRLSDEDEHECVATVAKVPEEEKEERERKKGIPLN
- a CDS encoding HD-GYP domain-containing protein — translated: MVRVKRSQLREGCVLAEDVIGKTKRPIMTKNTIITTPLLQVLEKFLVEEVEIEPFLANGEPFSPGDSAAAEDQRPLSLYLETVRQYKTWFQSWRSGLPVDINEIREAVIPLFEHMTGCKRELLALHHYATKEEYLYHHAVSVGLLAGFLAMELGYSRGECHQVVLAGVLSDCGMAKMSKQILTKPSALTEVEFHEVKQHPILGYRMVQKITALSHGAKLAVLQHHERNDGSGYPLKLKAKKIHPYSQLVATADVYHAMTSERLYRRKQPPLRAIETMLRQQAGRLSADAVAVLLNRLVGLQTGAVVKLSNGETAEVMSIQPDEPTRPVVKAARTGRLLLLSTQHDIYIEEVLRAPMDE